A genome region from Chlorobaculum tepidum TLS includes the following:
- a CDS encoding MFS transporter: MGMNDTSQKARIFSWLLFDFANTSFSVMMVTFAFPLYFKNIICEGEPKGDALWGASVSISMLLVALISPVLGAQADYSGRRKRFLFAFTLISVLATALLSFSGPGMVLFAAVLFILANIGFEGGLVFYDAWLPEITSPRSTGRVSGYGFAMGYLGAFAILLINLPLLSKGIVPANIPNLKLSFLIVALFFAVFSAPIFVMLRDTKGSVGDSSSGERRRERGSSFMHSIKEVGYTIRHIMSYPDLARFLLAYFFYNDAILTVIAFSSIYAQNTLGFTTGELITFFMTVQTTAILGSVVFGFVTDKIGPKRTIVITLFIWFAVILLAILSGSKETFIMTGLLAGMSMGSSQAASRSLMARLTPKEHVTEFFGFYDGSFGKASAIIGPLVFGVVSAQVGSQKVALASLLVFFCLGLLIITGVRTRATAEASPEASRIE; this comes from the coding sequence ATGGGCATGAACGACACATCGCAGAAGGCCCGGATTTTCTCATGGCTGCTGTTCGATTTCGCGAATACATCGTTCAGCGTCATGATGGTGACGTTCGCCTTTCCGCTCTACTTCAAGAACATAATCTGCGAGGGAGAACCCAAGGGTGACGCGCTCTGGGGCGCGAGCGTCAGTATTTCGATGCTGCTTGTGGCGCTCATCTCGCCGGTGCTCGGCGCGCAGGCGGACTACTCGGGCCGCCGCAAACGCTTTCTCTTCGCTTTCACGCTGATATCGGTACTTGCTACGGCGCTACTCTCTTTTTCCGGGCCGGGTATGGTGCTGTTCGCCGCAGTGCTCTTCATTCTTGCCAACATCGGCTTTGAGGGTGGCCTTGTGTTCTACGATGCGTGGCTTCCGGAGATCACCTCGCCGCGAAGCACCGGCAGGGTTTCCGGCTACGGTTTCGCGATGGGTTACCTCGGTGCGTTCGCCATCCTCCTGATCAATCTGCCGCTGCTCTCAAAGGGGATTGTGCCAGCCAACATTCCCAACCTGAAGCTCAGTTTCCTCATCGTCGCGCTCTTTTTCGCCGTGTTCTCCGCGCCGATTTTCGTGATGCTGCGCGACACCAAAGGCTCGGTGGGCGATTCATCCAGCGGTGAGCGGCGGCGCGAGCGCGGCTCGTCGTTTATGCACTCGATCAAAGAGGTCGGCTACACGATCCGGCATATCATGAGCTATCCCGATCTCGCGCGCTTCCTGCTCGCCTACTTTTTCTACAACGACGCGATCCTGACCGTTATCGCCTTCTCCTCGATCTACGCGCAGAACACGCTTGGATTCACGACGGGCGAACTCATCACCTTTTTCATGACCGTGCAGACCACCGCCATTCTTGGTTCGGTGGTGTTTGGCTTTGTCACCGACAAGATCGGCCCGAAGCGTACCATCGTTATCACGCTCTTTATCTGGTTCGCGGTGATTCTGCTGGCGATTCTTTCCGGAAGCAAGGAGACCTTTATCATGACTGGCCTTCTTGCCGGCATGTCGATGGGGTCGTCGCAGGCAGCTTCGCGCTCGCTGATGGCGAGGCTGACGCCGAAGGAGCACGTTACGGAATTTTTCGGCTTCTACGACGGTAGTTTTGGAAAGGCGTCGGCGATCATCGGTCCTTTGGTGTTCGGTGTCGTTTCCGCCCAAGTCGGCAGCCAGAAGGTCGCGCTCGCTTCGCTGCTGGTGTTTTTCTGCCTTGGTCTCCTGATTATTACCGGCGTGAGGACGCGAGCCACCGCCGAAGCCTCACCGGAAGCCTCCCGGATCGAGTGA
- the purQ gene encoding phosphoribosylformylglycinamidine synthase I, with the protein MADVTVGIVVFPGSNCDHDTEYAVASFPGVKPVMLWHNDHDLKGCDAVILPGGFSYGDYLRCGAIARFSPIMREVIDFAGKGRPVLGICNGFQVLVECGLLEGALIRNAGRRFVSRQTTISVANNATIFTDRYQKGEVLRVPVAHGEGNYYASPETIESLESNGQVVFRYTDAWGNATAEANFNGSMNNIAGIVNKQGNVLGLMPHPERASEKLLGSEDGRRLFESLFAHLAGA; encoded by the coding sequence ATGGCTGATGTTACCGTTGGAATCGTGGTTTTCCCCGGTTCGAACTGCGATCACGACACCGAATATGCCGTTGCTTCGTTTCCGGGCGTCAAGCCGGTGATGCTCTGGCACAACGATCACGACCTTAAGGGATGTGACGCTGTTATTCTCCCTGGGGGTTTCTCCTACGGAGATTATCTCCGTTGCGGTGCCATCGCCCGGTTCTCGCCAATCATGCGCGAGGTAATCGATTTTGCAGGCAAGGGGCGTCCGGTGCTCGGCATCTGTAACGGCTTTCAGGTGCTCGTTGAGTGCGGCCTGCTCGAAGGTGCCCTGATCCGCAACGCCGGACGGAGGTTCGTTTCACGCCAGACCACCATCAGCGTCGCCAACAACGCCACGATCTTCACCGACCGTTACCAAAAAGGTGAGGTGCTGCGCGTGCCGGTTGCGCACGGCGAGGGCAACTATTACGCTTCGCCCGAGACCATCGAGAGCCTCGAATCGAACGGGCAGGTGGTGTTCCGCTACACCGACGCCTGGGGCAACGCAACTGCCGAGGCCAACTTCAACGGCTCGATGAACAACATCGCCGGTATCGTCAACAAGCAGGGTAACGTGCTTGGCCTGATGCCGCATCCTGAACGCGCCAGCGAGAAGCTGCTCGGCTCGGAGGATGGCAGGCGGCTGTTCGAATCGCTTTTCGCGCATCTTGCTGGAGCGTAA
- the purS gene encoding phosphoribosylformylglycinamidine synthase subunit PurS produces the protein MAFKAKIKVTLRPSILDVQGKAAQHALENLGYSSVESIRIGKYIEVIIGEDFRAEAEQVCTEICQKLLSNPIMEDFSFELVPVN, from the coding sequence ATGGCATTCAAGGCTAAGATCAAGGTGACCCTCCGTCCTTCAATTCTCGACGTTCAGGGTAAAGCCGCGCAGCATGCGCTTGAAAATCTCGGGTATTCGAGTGTCGAATCGATCAGGATCGGCAAATACATTGAGGTGATCATCGGTGAAGATTTCCGCGCTGAGGCCGAGCAAGTCTGCACTGAAATCTGTCAGAAGCTCCTGTCCAATCCGATTATGGAGGACTTCAGCTTCGAACTGGTACCCGTCAACTAA
- the pssA gene encoding CDP-diacylglycerol--serine O-phosphatidyltransferase — MGTEERKARQKRYPPVLQDSGERPRRRFPYVSRSFVPSVFTVMNMVSGYVSIVMAGEGSFVIAGWLIFLAAFFDTIDGFVARLTNSSSEFGVELDSLSDLVSFGAAPAYLVYKFGLEHIGMPWGLLLSSLLMVGSGLRLARFNINLIDYHKDSFSGLPTPAQAMTVASFVLWMSVEPLFTELALQKVLMVLSVLLATLMVSKVNYDALPKPTLESFRSHPVQMILYVIAIFCVLVFQAKAFFVAMLLYILLGIVRSLTRTVQEWQL, encoded by the coding sequence ATGGGCACAGAAGAAAGAAAAGCTCGCCAAAAACGCTATCCACCGGTTTTACAGGATAGCGGCGAGCGGCCCCGGCGGCGTTTTCCCTACGTTTCGCGCTCATTCGTCCCGTCGGTTTTCACGGTCATGAACATGGTGTCGGGCTACGTTTCCATCGTCATGGCGGGTGAGGGTAGTTTCGTCATTGCGGGATGGCTCATTTTCCTGGCCGCCTTTTTCGATACCATCGACGGTTTCGTGGCGAGACTCACCAACAGCTCCTCCGAATTTGGCGTGGAGCTCGATTCGCTTTCCGACCTTGTCTCTTTCGGAGCTGCGCCCGCATATCTCGTCTACAAATTCGGCCTCGAACATATTGGAATGCCTTGGGGGTTGCTGCTCAGCTCGCTCCTGATGGTTGGCAGCGGGTTGAGGCTGGCGCGATTCAACATCAATCTGATCGATTACCACAAGGACTCTTTTTCCGGTCTTCCGACACCGGCGCAGGCGATGACCGTCGCTTCGTTTGTCCTCTGGATGAGTGTTGAACCGCTGTTTACAGAACTCGCTCTTCAGAAGGTGCTGATGGTTCTGAGCGTTTTGCTCGCCACTCTCATGGTCAGCAAGGTCAACTACGATGCTTTGCCCAAACCGACTCTCGAATCGTTTCGCAGTCATCCCGTGCAGATGATTCTTTACGTGATCGCGATTTTCTGCGTGCTGGTCTTTCAGGCCAAGGCTTTTTTTGTGGCCATGTTATTGTATATTCTGCTCGGAATCGTCAGGTCGCTGACCCGTACCGTTCAGGAGTGGCAGCTCTGA
- the panB gene encoding 3-methyl-2-oxobutanoate hydroxymethyltransferase, with translation MNQPSGNKLPHVTTRRMLDMKERGEKIAMLTAYDYTMARILDRSGVDAILVGDSASNVFAGHSTTLPMTVDEMIYHAKAVVRGVQAETRRAMVIVDMPFMSYQLSPEDAVRNAGKIMKEHECDAVKMEGGKVIAEAVKRITDIGIPVMGHLGLMPQSIYKYGSYKVRAMEEEEARQLIEDAKIIEEAGAFAIVLEKIPSKLAGEVSRLLTIPTIGIGAGPECDGQVLVINDMLGLSTDFRPRFVRRYADLSSVIEQAVKSYVEDVRSNSFPSEDESY, from the coding sequence ATGAACCAGCCCTCTGGCAATAAATTGCCCCACGTCACAACCCGCCGGATGCTCGATATGAAAGAGCGCGGCGAGAAGATCGCCATGCTGACCGCCTATGACTACACGATGGCGCGGATTCTGGACCGCTCGGGCGTTGACGCGATTCTTGTCGGCGATTCGGCGAGCAACGTCTTCGCCGGGCACAGCACCACGCTGCCGATGACCGTTGACGAGATGATCTACCACGCCAAGGCGGTGGTGCGTGGCGTGCAGGCAGAGACGCGACGGGCGATGGTGATTGTCGATATGCCCTTCATGAGCTACCAGCTCTCGCCGGAAGATGCGGTGCGCAACGCCGGGAAAATCATGAAAGAGCACGAGTGCGACGCGGTGAAAATGGAGGGGGGCAAGGTGATCGCCGAAGCGGTCAAGCGGATCACCGATATCGGCATTCCGGTGATGGGCCACCTCGGCCTCATGCCGCAGTCGATCTACAAATATGGCAGCTACAAGGTGCGCGCGATGGAGGAGGAGGAGGCCCGGCAGCTCATCGAGGATGCGAAGATCATCGAGGAGGCTGGAGCGTTCGCCATCGTGCTCGAAAAGATTCCATCGAAGCTCGCCGGTGAGGTGAGCCGCTTGCTGACCATTCCGACTATCGGCATCGGCGCGGGGCCGGAGTGCGACGGCCAGGTTCTGGTCATCAACGACATGCTTGGCCTCAGCACCGACTTCCGCCCTCGCTTCGTCCGCCGCTACGCTGACCTCTCCTCGGTGATCGAGCAAGCGGTCAAAAGCTACGTCGAGGATGTGCGGAGCAACAGCTTCCCGTCGGAGGATGAGAGTTACTGA
- a CDS encoding lipoate--protein ligase family protein: MQSLFSSVYCVDTGAGSGQYNMDFDVRLMRAFTDGSFQREFGGGCCLWRFYAWSPPAVSLGRNQNPAEIDRERCRAEGVDVVVRPTGGRAVFHADELTYSFFADTLLPNEVIYQMVHETIARALSKVGVTAEFCRSQPDFRSRYACPESVSCFTASARYELQVDGRKIVGSAQRRNGHVLLQHGSLPLSMRHRQLSRYLAGASRELVQAVDADMERKTASLDEFADTGYADLVPLLIAEAGKSFGSEAKMLTLGEIGRLEGFQQSL; this comes from the coding sequence ATGCAATCTCTTTTTTCATCAGTCTATTGCGTCGATACCGGAGCCGGTTCCGGTCAATACAACATGGATTTCGATGTCCGGCTCATGCGGGCGTTTACTGATGGGTCGTTTCAGCGCGAATTTGGCGGGGGTTGCTGTTTGTGGCGGTTTTATGCGTGGTCGCCTCCAGCGGTGTCACTCGGGCGAAACCAGAATCCGGCGGAGATCGACCGGGAACGGTGCCGGGCCGAGGGCGTCGATGTGGTGGTGCGGCCCACCGGCGGGCGGGCGGTGTTCCATGCCGATGAGCTGACCTACTCCTTTTTCGCTGACACGCTGCTGCCGAACGAGGTGATCTATCAAATGGTGCACGAAACCATCGCGCGGGCGCTGTCCAAAGTTGGCGTCACGGCAGAGTTCTGCCGGTCGCAGCCCGATTTCCGGTCTCGGTACGCATGCCCGGAATCGGTCTCCTGTTTCACCGCCTCGGCCCGGTATGAGTTGCAGGTTGACGGACGCAAAATCGTCGGTTCGGCGCAGCGTCGCAACGGACATGTGCTTCTTCAGCATGGTTCTTTGCCACTTTCGATGCGGCACAGGCAACTTTCGCGTTATCTTGCGGGTGCCTCCCGCGAACTTGTCCAGGCAGTCGATGCCGACATGGAGCGCAAAACCGCGTCGCTCGACGAGTTTGCCGATACGGGTTACGCCGATCTGGTGCCATTGCTTATCGCTGAAGCAGGAAAATCTTTCGGATCGGAAGCTAAAATGCTGACTTTGGGGGAGATCGGACGCCTCGAAGGTTTTCAACAATCACTCTAA
- a CDS encoding CoA-binding protein — translation MDIAKLLTTYKHIAIVGISEKPDRASHAVARYLIHAGYTIYPVNPTLSSVLGLECWPSLSDIPAEKRERIEIVNIFRKPQDVPPVVDEAIAIGAKTIWMQLGITNEAAAEKARKAGLDVVQNRCISVEHMHLVS, via the coding sequence ATGGACATCGCAAAGCTCCTTACGACATACAAACACATCGCCATTGTCGGCATTTCGGAAAAACCCGACCGGGCAAGTCATGCCGTGGCGCGGTATCTGATCCATGCGGGCTATACCATCTATCCGGTCAATCCGACCCTTAGCTCCGTGCTCGGCCTCGAATGCTGGCCATCACTGTCAGACATCCCGGCCGAAAAGCGCGAACGGATCGAAATCGTCAATATTTTCCGCAAGCCGCAGGATGTACCGCCGGTCGTCGATGAAGCCATCGCCATTGGCGCAAAAACGATCTGGATGCAACTCGGCATCACCAACGAAGCCGCCGCCGAAAAAGCCAGAAAAGCCGGACTCGACGTCGTGCAGAACCGCTGCATCAGCGTCGAACACATGCACCTTGTCTCCTGA
- a CDS encoding D-alanine--D-alanine ligase family protein, with the protein MSKQTVALFFGGKSAEHEISIISARSIAAQIDRNRYELSPLYIDRDGKWHASECSQQVLDTDIAALLRSGTPESAGKRLDELTAAAAGECFDFGSFLKNTDVAFIALHGSYGEDGKLQGCLDTFGIPYTGCGLTASALAMDKVLTKLCAMNAGIAVAEFMTITSCAYMANPLETIVEITKRFDWPLFVKPASLGSSVGISKVRNAEELAAALENACGLDSKALVEAAISGREIEVAVLGNSDPLASEPGEIIPGSDFYSYEDKYIKNEAKIVIPADLPEGVAEEVRKAALTVFKALGCEGMARVDFFVENGTNRVILNEINTIPGFTDISMYPMMMAASGIGFAELVEKLLLLALEKRSITHKI; encoded by the coding sequence ATGTCAAAGCAAACCGTCGCCCTCTTCTTTGGGGGCAAGTCCGCCGAACACGAGATTTCGATCATCTCCGCACGATCCATCGCAGCGCAGATCGACCGGAACCGGTATGAACTTTCGCCGCTCTACATCGACCGCGACGGCAAGTGGCACGCCAGCGAGTGCTCTCAGCAGGTACTCGATACCGACATCGCCGCTCTGCTGAGAAGCGGTACACCAGAGTCCGCCGGAAAACGGCTCGATGAACTTACGGCAGCGGCTGCCGGAGAGTGCTTCGACTTCGGCTCGTTCCTCAAAAACACCGACGTGGCCTTCATCGCGCTGCACGGATCGTACGGCGAGGACGGCAAGCTTCAGGGCTGCCTCGACACCTTCGGCATTCCCTACACCGGCTGCGGCCTGACGGCTTCGGCGCTGGCGATGGACAAGGTGCTCACCAAGCTCTGCGCAATGAACGCGGGCATCGCAGTGGCGGAGTTCATGACCATCACAAGCTGCGCCTATATGGCCAATCCGCTCGAAACCATCGTGGAGATCACGAAGCGCTTTGACTGGCCGCTCTTCGTCAAACCGGCCAGTCTCGGCTCGTCGGTCGGCATCTCGAAGGTGCGCAATGCCGAGGAGCTTGCCGCTGCGCTGGAAAACGCCTGCGGCCTCGACAGCAAGGCGCTCGTCGAAGCCGCCATTTCAGGCCGCGAAATCGAGGTGGCCGTACTCGGCAACAGCGATCCGTTGGCCTCCGAACCAGGTGAAATTATCCCCGGCAGTGACTTCTACAGCTACGAAGACAAGTACATCAAAAACGAAGCGAAAATTGTCATACCCGCCGATCTGCCGGAGGGAGTCGCCGAGGAAGTCCGAAAAGCTGCGCTGACCGTCTTCAAGGCGCTCGGATGCGAGGGAATGGCGAGGGTCGATTTCTTCGTCGAAAACGGTACGAACCGCGTCATTCTGAACGAAATCAACACGATACCCGGCTTTACCGACATCAGCATGTATCCGATGATGATGGCCGCCTCGGGCATCGGTTTTGCCGAACTGGTTGAAAAACTGCTGCTTTTGGCTTTGGAAAAGCGGTCAATAACACATAAAATCTGA